One Alphaproteobacteria bacterium genomic window, ATGGTCTCAAGGACGCGGGCGAGCTCGACTCCGCTCAACAGTTTGAACTAGGTGGAGGCAACGATCAGGTCGGGGTGTAGCGATAGGGCGAGCCCGATGGCCTCGATCGGCAATTCGGTGAACGAAAGATCGAAACCGCACGAAGCCAACTCCCGTCCGATGACGGTCCGTTCCACCCCCTTCGTCATGACCAAGAGCACGGTGACGTTACGCACCTGATCGGCATCGACTGTTGCCGCAGCACTTGACGGCAGGCCGAGCACGATCGCGTCCAACTGCTCAGCGGAGGGATCCTGACCGGCTTCAAAGATTTCACGGATGCGATCGACGTAAATTTGGACGTCACCAAGCTGGTCGTTGCTCAGGCGACGGGTCGCCTCGATGTAATCCTCGAGGCGGTGGGCAACGAGCGTTACGGCGGCAAACCCGTGGGTACCGGCCGAGCCTTTGAGACTGTGGATCTGTCTTTGCAGTTCAAAAAAGTCGTCCCCGCGGTCGCCGACGCCGCGAATCATGCGGTCAATAAATCCGTCGATTTCATCCAGTGTGTCAGTGATGCCGCCCAAATATTCTTCGCGCAGTTGGGCAAGAACACCTTCAAGATCGCCGCTCATTCCGGCCCCTCCAAATTCGATCCCGGCTGATCGCTTCCGCCAAATCCACAAGCCATGCGGTTCTCCTTGTCGATTCTGACGTTATTTTTCAAACAGTCGAGTAACAACTGACACACTGTGCCACGGGCCTTTTGGTCGCCGGTTCATCGCGGCATATTGTCCGCAATGGGTCATGAGCGGCCGATTGGGCGGTGTCGGCATGGTGCCTCGTTTGCTCGATATGTAGTGGGTGTCTGTCTCAAGCGGATAGGCACGCCTCACACCCCGCTCTCGAAACGCCGGTCCAGCAGGCGCCGTGCCTTGCCCTCACGGCCGATGTTGGCAACCTCCGCCAGCGCCCCTTCGGCCACCAGCTCGACCGTGACACGTAGCCCCAGGTCTTGGTGCAGGCGAACTTGCAGA contains:
- a CDS encoding Hpt domain-containing protein yields the protein MSGDLEGVLAQLREEYLGGITDTLDEIDGFIDRMIRGVGDRGDDFFELQRQIHSLKGSAGTHGFAAVTLVAHRLEDYIEATRRLSNDQLGDVQIYVDRIREIFEAGQDPSAEQLDAIVLGLPSSAAATVDADQVRNVTVLLVMTKGVERTVIGRELASCGFDLSFTELPIEAIGLALSLHPDLIVAST